One genomic region from Clarias gariepinus isolate MV-2021 ecotype Netherlands chromosome 22, CGAR_prim_01v2, whole genome shotgun sequence encodes:
- the gdi1 gene encoding rab GDP dissociation inhibitor alpha, with amino-acid sequence MDEEYDVIVLGTGLTECILSGIMSVNGKKVLHMDRNPYYGGESSSITPLEELYKRFELPDGPPESMGRGRDWNVDLIPKFLMANGQLVKMLLYTEVTRYLDFKVVEGSFVYKGGKIYKVPSTETEALGSNLMGMFEKRRFRKFLVFVANFDENDPKTFEGVDPKQTTMGEVYKKFDLGQDVIDFTGHALALYRTDDYLEQPCLETINRIKLYSESLARYGKSPYLYPLYGLGELPQGFARLSAIYGGTYMLNKPVDEIVMEGSHVIGVKSEGEIARCKQLICDPSYIPDRVRKAGQVIRVICVLSHPIKNTNDANSCQIIIPQNQVNRKSDIYVCMISYAHNVAAQGKYIAIVSTTVETAEPEAEIEPALELLEPIDQKFVAISDLYEPTDDGSDSQVFASRSYDATTHFETTCNDIKDIYKRMTGSDFDFENMKRKQNDVFGEEEQ; translated from the exons ATGGATGAGGAATATGATGTGATCGTCCTGGGCACTGGCCTCACA GAATGCATTCTTTCTGGCATCATGTCAGTCAATGGAAAGAAAGTTTTGCACATGGACCGGAACCCATATTATGGAGGTGAAAGTTCCTCCATCACCCCACTGGAGGAG CTTTATAAGCGATTTGAGCTTCCAGACGGCCCCCCAGAGTCAATGGGCCGGGGAAGAGACTGGAACGTCGACCTCATCCCGAAATTTCTCATGGCCAATG GCCAGCTAGTTAAGATGCTCTTGTACACCGAGGTGACCAGATACTTGGATTTCAAAGTGGTGGAAGGAAGTTTTGTATATAAAGGAGGAAAGATCTACAAAGTCCCCTCGACAGAGACCGAAGCCCTGGGCTCCA ATCTAATGGGAATGTTTGAGAAGAGACGTTTCCGGAAGTTCCTGGTCTTCGTGGCCAACTTCGATGAGAACGACCCGAAGACTTTCGAGGGCGTcgatcccaagcagaccacgaTGGGAGAGGTGTACAAGAAGTTTGACTTGGGCCAGGATGTTATCGATTTTACCGGACACGCCTTGGCCCTCTACAGAACAGACGA TTACCTTGAGCAGCCATGCCTGGAGACTATTAATCGCATCAAGCTGTACAGCGAATCGTTGGCCCGCTACGGGAAGAGCCCTTACCTGTACCCTCTGTACGGCCTGGGGGAACTGCCTCAGGGCTTCGCCAG GCTAAGTGCTATTTATGGAGGAACCTACATGCTTAACAAGCCAGTGGACGAGATCGTCATGGAAGGAAGCCACGTGATCGGAGTGAAATCTGAAGGAGAG ATTGCACGATGCAAGCAGCTGATCTGTGACCCCAGTTACATCCCGGACCGTGTGCGCAAAGCAGGCCAGGTGATCCGGGTCATCTGCGTCCTCAGCCATCCCATAAAGAACACTAACGATGCCAATTCGTGTCAGATCATCATCCCGCAGAACCAAGTTAACCGCAAGTCAG ATATCTACGTGTGTATGATCTCTTATGCCCATAACGTGGCTGCCCAGGGCAAGTACATCGCCATTGTGAGCACCACTGTGGAGACCGCCGAGCCCGAAGCTGAAATCGAACCTGCACTCGAGCTGCTGGAGCCCATTGACCAAAA GTTTGTGGCAATCAGTGACCTGTACGAACCCACAGATGACGGCTCAGACAGCCAG GTTTTCGCCTCGCGGTCTTACGATGCCACCACTCACTTCGAGACGACCTGCAACGACATCAAGGACATCTACAAGCGCATGACCGGCAGCGACTTCGACTTCGAGAACATGAAGCGCAAACAGAACGACGTCTTCGGGGAGGAAGAGCAGTGA
- the atp6ap1b gene encoding V-type proton ATPase subunit S1b, whose product MAKFGVLLVFSLLCTCRGQVPLIMWSSDGYTLPPLDVPTAGEIVSGAKLASYLKSTLTTSPHNLLLFLQDKLSIDDFTAYGGVYGNRGESVFTNLESALQASSPFVLPALAWTASVSVEKIFQQELGVPAFTIAPSELGQLQLNTAQPSLLVIRLPYLTGSRTKEILRKNDETIGNVLTTLKAQSVPYTAVYTGLSPSHVTEDTSMAWDSAGRSLLQAPTGPIVKPPLTFNNLDGKPCILLWADELNVSSNGVSFLDLGPLTFNGSVSLNGSFCNETFSKLVLNYNNLSNILHVQNLQLVFLMNKIFFPVSARNWTVMQEVQLIYDGKTAIFNASRGIYSPAEYSFHCQNVNSFNSPLLVPRDPNNPWKVVFTDFQIQGFNVTGNFSYASDCASFFTPGIWMGLLTSLLMVLILTYGLHMIMQLRTMDRFDDPKGPSISVPQTE is encoded by the exons ATGGCGAAGTTTGGAGTTTTATTagtgttttctttattatgtACCTGCAGGGGACAAGTGCCTTTAATCATGTGGAGCAGCGATGG GTACACCTTGCCACCCCTGGATGTACCAACAGCCGGTGAGATTGTCTCAGGTGCGAAGTTGGCATCCTATCTAAAATCAACCTTGACAACTTCGCCACACAACCTGCTGCTGTTTTTACAAGACAAG TTGAGCATCGATGATTTCACAGCATATGGTGGTGTGTACGGAAACAGGGGCGAAAGTGTGTTCACAAACTTGGAG TCTGCATTGCAGGCATCCAGTCCGTTTGTGCTGCCAGCTCTGGCCTGGACAGCATCCGTCTCTGTGGAGAAAATCTTCCAACAGGAGCTTGGAGTTCCTGCGTTCACCATTGCTCCGTCAGAATTAGGCCAGCTCCAGCTGAACACAGCACAGCCTTCTCTACTCGTCATCAGGCTCCCATACCTCACTGG TTCCCGAACTAAAGAGATTCTTAGAAAAAATG ATGAGACAATTGGGAATGTCCTGACAACACTGAAAGCTCAGAGCGTGCCTTACACTGCTGTTTACACCGGCCTGAGCCCGTCTCAT GTGACTGAGGACACGTCCATGGCTTGGGATTCAGCAGGACGATCGCTGCTGCAGGCTCCAACGGGACCAATAGTGAAACCTCCATTGACTTTTAACAATCTCGATGGAAAGCCTTGTATTCTGCTCTGGGCCGATGAACTAAACGTCAGCAGTAACGGGGTGTCTTTTTTGGACTTGGGTCCTCTAACTTTCAATGGTTCGGTCTCCCTGAATGGTTCTTTCTGTAACGAAACTTTTTCAAA GCTTGTCCTGAATTACAACAATCTCTCAAATATCCTGCATGTCCAAAATCTCCAGCTTGT CTTCTTGATGAACAAGATCTTCTTTCCGGTGTCGGCTCGTAACTGGACGGTCATGCAGGAGGTGCAGCTGATTTATGACGGCAAGACGGCCATCTTCAACGCCAGCCGTGGAATTTATTCTCCTGCTGAGTATTCCTTCCACTGCCAGAACGTGAACAGTTTTAATAGCCCCCTACTGGTGCCACGTGACCCGAACAATCCATGGAAAGTTGTCTTCACTGACTTCCAG ATCCAGGGCTTTAACGTGACTGGAAATTTCTCGTACGCCAGCGACTGTGCCAGCTTCTTCACCCCGGGAATCTGGATGGGGCTGCTCACGTCTTTGCTCATGGTTTTGATCCTGACCTACGGCCTGCACATGATTATGCAGCTGCGCACCATGGACCGCTTTGACGATCCTAAAGGCCCGAGCATTTCAGTGCCTCAGACAGAGTAA